A genomic stretch from Setaria italica strain Yugu1 chromosome VII, Setaria_italica_v2.0, whole genome shotgun sequence includes:
- the LOC101774666 gene encoding 60S ribosomal protein L10, with translation MGRRPARCYRQIKNKPYPKSRYCRGVPDPKIRIYDVGMKRKGVDEFPYCVHLVSWEKENVSSEALEAARIACNKYMTKSAGKDAFHLRVRVHPFHVLRINKMLSCAGADRLQTGMRGAFGKPQGTCARVDIGQVLLSVRCKDSNAAHASEALRRAKFKFPGRQKIIESRKWGFTKFSRADYLRYKSEGRIMPDGVNAKLLGNHGRLEKRAPGKAFLEAVA, from the exons atGGGCAGAA GGCCTGCGAGGTGCTATCGCCAGATCAAGAACAAGCCGTATCCCAAGTCCAGGTATTGCCGTGGTGTACCTGATCCCAAGATCAGGATCTATGATGTTGGAATGAAGAGGAAGGGAGTTGATGAGTTCCCCTACTGTGTTCACCTTGTCTCCTGGGAGAAGGAGAATGTGTCCAGTGAGGCTCTTGAGGCTGCCCGTATCGCGTGCAACAAGTACATGACCAAGTCTGCAGGAAAGGATGCCTTCCACCTGAGGGTCCGGGTTCACCCGTTCCATGTGCTCCGCATCAACAAGATGCTTTCGTGTGCTGGGGCTGATAGGCTCCAGACTGGAATGAGGGGTGCCTTTGGCAAGCCCCAGGGTACCTGTGCTAGGGTGGACATTGGCCAGGTCCTCCTTTCTGTGCGGTGCAAGGACAGCAATGCTGCCCATGCCAGCGAAGCTCTGCGTCGGGCCAAGTTCAAGTTCCCTGGCCGCCAAAAGATCATTGAGAGCAGAAAGTG GGGCTTCACCAAGTTCAGCCGTGCTGATTACCTGAGGTACAAGAGTGAGGGTAGAATTATGCCTGATGGTGTTAACGCTAAG CTGCTTGGTAACCATGGCCGACTTGAGAAGCGTGCTCCCGGGAAGGCTTTCCTAGAAGCCGTCGCTTAA
- the LOC101775066 gene encoding zinc transporter 6 → MSGTGCFPDGGPAGSRACRDGAAAARLKTGSLLAILVASAVGICLPVALTRAFRGGPNYARGLLLVKCYAAGVILSTSLVHVLPDAQAALADCAVATRRPWRDFPFAGLFTLVGALLALLVDLSASSHLEAHGHGGGGGDGHGHGHQETTYAPIPKKAPVFELTGEMSPKKRAFLDDDQGDPAPHVFRNGADTDRDDVALFGAKKGAALVRSDEVAVVGGGCHGGGHEVLEVVGEGAGEEEEARRKQKMVSKVLEIGIVFHSVIIGVTMGMSQDVCAIRPLVVALSFHQVFEGMGLGGCIAQAGFGMATVGYMCIMFSVTTPLGILLGMLIFHMTGYDDSNPNALIMEGILGSLSAGVLIYMALVDLISLDFFHNKMMSASNKLKKACYIALVLGSASMSILALWA, encoded by the exons ATGTCCGGCACCGGGTGCTTCCCCGACGGCGGTCCCGCGGGCTCCCGGGCCTGccgggacggcgcggcggcggcgcggctcaaGACGGGGTCCCTGCTGGCCATCCTCGTCGCCAGCGCCGTCGGCATCTGCCTCCCCGTCGCGCTCACGCGGGCGTTCCGCGGCGGGCCCAACTACGCGCGGGGGCTCCTGCTCGTCAAGTGCTACGCGGCCGGGGTCATCCTCTCCACCTCGCTCGTCCACGTGCTCCCCGACGCGcaggcggcgctcgccgactGCGCCGTCGCCACGCGCAGGCCCTGGCGGGACTTCCCCTTCGCGGGGCTATTCACCCTCGTCGGCGCCCTgctcgcgctcctcgtcgacctCTCCGCCTCGTCCCACCTTGAGGCCCACGgccacggaggcggcggcggcgatggacacggccacggccaccaggAGACGACCTACGCACCAATCCCCAAGAAGGCTCCCGTCTTTGAACTCACCGGCGAAATGAGCCCCAAGAAGCGCGCCTTCCTGGATGACGACCAAGGGGACCCCGCGCCGCACGTTTTTAGGAACGGCGCCGACACGGACAGGGATGACGTGGCGCTCTTCGGGGCCAAGAAGGGCGCCGCCTTGGTGCGCAGCGACGAGGTCGCGGTCGTCGGCGGCGGGTGCCATGGCGGTGGGCATGAGGTGTTGGAGGtggtgggggagggggcgggggaggaggaggaggccaggaGGAAGCAGAAGATGGTGTCCAAGGTGCTGGAGATCGGGATAGTGTTCCACTCCGTCATCATCGGGGTCACCATGGGGATGTCCCAGGATGTCTGCGCAATCCGGCCGCTCGTGGTTGCGCTCTCCTTCCACCAGGTGTTCGAGGGGATGGGCCTCGGTGGATGCATCGCGCAG GCTGGTTTTGGGATGGCAACAGTCGGTTATATGTGCATAATGTTCTCGGTGACTACACCATTGGGAATTCTTCTTGGAATGTTAATCTTCCATATGACTGGTTATGATGATAGCAATCCAAATGCCTTAATAATGGAAGGGATTCTTGGTTCACTTTCTGCCGGAGTCCTTATTTATATGGCGCTTGTGGATCTCATTTCTCTTGATTTTTTCCATAACAAGATGATGTCAGCATCCAATAAACTGAAGAAGGCATGTTACATTGCATTGGTGCTTGGATCTGCTTCTATGTCAATATTAGCTCTCTGGGCATAG
- the LOC101775473 gene encoding uncharacterized protein LOC101775473, producing the protein MQTHHPNSQSGTGIHIRNLSEKQLGGVIFGCKPDTIEECLTKQLFGLPSIHYSYVKHVKPGMPLFLFNYIDRRLHGLFEAASPGQMSIDPYAWNNEDSLKTPFPAQVRVCTKIKYPPMLESRYKTVLLKNYYDRHLFYFELDHAQTKALISLFKSLPPASFNRVPAVSSKQSIVISVPQSKRKTPAVPDPKKVKAKSKNTNPFSILSNASDGVLDNWADSDAENASVSENSHSDTDEKESGEAVSDWEDLDDNVLQNQFSPHSNPDEASQNSSYKTVCQGMELAEWSHAVIDPVNGERHNFEEDMPVNLHDEHTGAGTIDKIESVVHNNPDGVELQPERQTVLKKLKELFFIRQQAALSSQDPVDSCSDQCVPEGKPVNANFSCDPFGATVDDKISFEERHGDYAELRQLIADLAKRAEALEKKQNVSDQDILFLREVVKDSGRKVQQLEYLVDELQFKFDSLLSHLGSTCNNLTKPSIFLIGGYNSVTWLSSLDSFSPEKDILVGLTPMSSARSYASAATLDGHIFAFGGGDGMSWYNTVECYSSRNDAWTECPSLNRKKGSLAGISLNSKIYAIGGGDGNETFSEVEMFDPYLGKWICGPSMLTSEFALAATELNGTIYAAGGYDGNTVYRSAERYDQREGVWVRLPSMNTRRGCHTLTVLGETLYAIGGYNGDKMVSSVEIYDPRLNAWRMGDPMTSPRGYAAAVNLDGSVYLIGGLQSNVQILDTVEVYNPSSGWSVLGFSSLGKRSFASAIVM; encoded by the exons ATGCAGACACATCATCCAAATAGTCAGTCTGGGACTGGGATACATATTCGTAATCTCTCAGAGAAACAGCTTGGAGGGGTGATCTTTGGTTGCAAGCCTGATACAATTGAAGAATGCTTGACAAAACAGCTCTTTG GTCTGCCTTCAATCCATTATTCATATGTGAAGCATGTCAAACCTGGCATGCCTTTGTTTCTATTCAATTATATTGACAGAAGGCTCCATGGTCTTTTCGAGGCTGCAAGTCCTGGTCAGATGTCTATTGATCCATATGCTTGGAATAATGAGGACTCATTGAAGACACCTTTTCCTGCTCAG GTTCGTGTTTGCACAAAGATTAAGTATCCACCGATGCTGGAGAGCCGATACAAAACAGTGCTTCTTAAAAACTATTACGACCGTCACCTCTTCTACTTTGAGCTGGACCATGCACAGACAAAAGCTTTAATTTCATTGTTCAAGTCGCTTCCTCCTGCTAGTTTCAATCGAGTTCCAGCTGTTTCTAGCAAACAGAGTATTGTCATATCTGTACCACAAAGTAAAAGGAAGACACCAGCTGTTCCTGACCCAAAGAAAGTCAAAGCAAAATCAAAGAATACCAATCCATTTAGCATTTTATCAAATGCAAGTGATGGTGTTCTAGATAACTGGGCTGATTCTGATGCAGAAAATGCTAGTGTCAGTGAAAATTCACACAGTGACACTGATGAAAAGGAATCTGGGGAGGCAGTTTCTGATTGGGAGGATTTGGATGACAATGTTCTTCAAAACCAATTTAGTCCTCATTCAAATCCAGATGAGGCCAGTCAAAATTCCTCATACAAAACAGTTTGCCAAGGGATGGAACTTGCTGAATGGAGTCATGCAGTTATTGATCCGGTGAATGGAGAAAGACACAATTTTGAGGAAGACATGCCTGTGAACTTACATGATGAGCATACAGGTGCTGGCACTATTGACAAAATAGAGAGTGTGGTTCACAATAACCCAGATGGCGTTGAGCTACAGCCTGAAAGACAGACTGTCCTGAAAAAGCTGAAAGAGTTGTTTTTCATACGACAGCAGGCAGCACTATCTTCCCAGGATCCTGTTGATTCATGTTCAGATCAGTGTGTACCTGAAGGAAAGCCAGTCAATGCAAACTTTTCCTGTGACCCATTTGGTGCTACCGTGGATGATAAAATCTCTTTTGAGGAACGCCATGGAGATTATGCTGAG CTGCGACAACTCATCGCTGATTTAGCCAAGAGGGCTGAAGCATTGGAGAAAAAGCAG AATGTGTCAGATCAAGATATACTTTTCCTGAGGGAAGTGGTTAAAGACTCAGGAAGGAAAGTACAGCAACTGGAATACCTTGTAGATGAGTTACAATTCAAATTTGACTCTTTGTTGTCTCATCTTGGAAGCACGTGCAATAATCTAACCAAGCCATCAATATTCCTGATTGGTGGCTATAATAGCGTGACCTGGTTATCATCTCTTGATTCGTTTTCTCCTGAGAAAGACATACTGGTGGGTCTCACACCAATGAGTTCTGCCCGCTCATATGCATCTGCTGCTACATTGGATGGCCACATATTTGCTTTTGGTGGTGGAGATGGCATGTCATGGTACAACACAG TGGAATGCTATAGTTCAAGGAATGACGCATGGACGGAATGCCCCTCGTTGAACCGTAAGAAAGGAAGTCTCGCCGGTATCAGTCTTAATAGCAAAATATATGCTattggtggtggagatggaaaTGAAACTTTTTCAGAAGTTGAGATGTTTGATCCATATCTTGGGAAATGGATATGTGGTCCATCTATGCTGA CCAGCGAATTTGCTCTTGCTGCAACCGAATTGAATGGTACCATCTATGCTGCTGGGGGATATGATGGGA ACACTGTATACAGATCAGCAGAAAGGTATGACCAAAGGGAGGGTGTCTGGGTCCGGCTTCCAAGCATGAATACAAGGAGAGGATGCCACACACTAACAGTCCTGGGAGAAACCCT ATACGCGATTGGAGGATACAATGGCGACAAGATGGTCTCTAGCGTTGAGATCTATGACCCTCGCCTCAATGCCTGGAGGATGGGTGATCCCATGACCTCCCCAAGAGGATATGCTGCTGCAGTGAATCTGGATGGCAGCGTGTACCTAATCGGTGGCCTGCAGTCCAATGTGCAGATCCTGGATACC GTTGAAGTTTACAACCCAAGCTCCGGATGGTCAGTTCTCGGTTTCAGCTCGCTCGGGAAGAGGTCCTTTGCATCTGCCATCGTCATGTAG